A stretch of the Gemmatimonadota bacterium genome encodes the following:
- a CDS encoding PIN domain-containing protein, giving the protein MNVAIVDSSCVVAIALGERGAAKLGERLSAFDQLYASALLDAEVRSALQREKIPHEGVELLDFQWISPSRPLTEEIQRVLEVGYVRGADCWHLACALYLVSDPRGVTFLTLDTQQRNVAKMLGFSV; this is encoded by the coding sequence GTGAACGTCGCCATCGTCGATAGCTCATGCGTCGTCGCCATCGCGCTCGGCGAGCGTGGTGCCGCCAAGCTGGGTGAGCGCCTCTCCGCCTTCGATCAGCTGTACGCGTCAGCGCTCCTCGACGCCGAGGTGCGAAGCGCGCTGCAGCGTGAGAAAATCCCACACGAGGGCGTCGAGCTGCTGGATTTCCAGTGGATTTCCCCCTCCCGTCCGCTCACCGAAGAGATCCAGCGCGTCCTCGAGGTGGGGTACGTGCGCGGCGCAGACTGCTGGCATCTTGCCTGCGCGCTCTACCTGGTCAGCGATCCCCGCGGGGTCACCTTCCTGACCCTCGACACGCAGCAGCGAAACGTCGCGAAGATGCTCGGCTTCAGCGTCTGA
- a CDS encoding type II toxin-antitoxin system Phd/YefM family antitoxin: MRDEYSLYDAKAKLSALVRQVREGRTIVITVHGEPAAELRPIEKLPRRQTLEERLAEMAARGEVTPAVRRPRTAITLRTIVRRPGALKRFLTERE, translated from the coding sequence ATGCGAGACGAGTACTCCCTCTACGACGCCAAGGCGAAGCTCTCGGCGCTGGTGCGGCAGGTACGTGAGGGACGGACCATCGTCATCACGGTCCACGGCGAACCGGCGGCGGAATTGCGCCCGATCGAGAAGCTCCCCCGACGGCAGACGCTGGAGGAACGCCTCGCCGAAATGGCGGCGCGAGGGGAAGTCACCCCTGCCGTTCGGAGACCTCGAACTGCGATCACACTTCGCACGATCGTCCGTCGCCCCGGAGCCCTCAAGCGCTTCCTCACGGAACGAGAGTGA